GTCCACTCAGAGATGACAAATTCTACGAAAAGTCACAATGTAAGCATCAGGGACGTTAACCTAGTGCTCTGCTGAGCGCATATCTGCATAAAGGCCTCTTCTGCCCCCTTGATTAGCTCACCACAGAACCCAAGCAGTTGCGCTAGCACAGCTGAAGAGACTGCTTCAGGCAAAAGCTGTTGGTATCTGTTGAGCACACAGACATCAGACTTCCTGCAGGTGCGAAGGTAAGCATGGGCATGCATCAGTGAGTGAGGAGGTGGCAAAGTGTGGCTTTTTATCTATGACATTCATGTGAAGAACAAGGTGCAACATAATTTTTAGAAGAGTTCAGCAATTCGACTGTGATCTACTTCTTCATTACAAAGACTAAACAGAAGGAAGTCCTGCAATGAACCACTGCTAATAGCTTCAGAAATGGTGCCATATCTCAGGACTGATGGAATTCAATTCCCTAACTCAGCATTAGGCGTTAAAAATGCCTCTATAGAGTCAAGTAATAAATTTCCACCATGCTGTTCATAAGGCATCTCCAAATTAGATTTCTAATACTTTGTCACTACATTTTCACATGACACTAAAAATGCTACTGGAATTTAGCATCTATATAACATCTTTAAAACATAAGCATTACGCTACTATAAATTGTAATTCTGCTATATAGTCAAAAATAAGCTATGCACCTTTATGAACAGAGCCTCTGCTTGCTACTTGCGGACTAAGTCTCAGTTTAGGTAGGGTCCATAGGATGGATGGGAGGAAGGATGCTCAGTAACTTCCAGTTACTCAGATTGGAAGTTAAGAGATTTACAGGTGATGGGCAATGGGCAGCCATCCCGTTCCTTTGTACATCTCCCGtggagtgttttattttctgctcgGAGATGGCTCGCGATTGCCCTGGCTGGTGACAAGGGCATTATGGATCAGCTGAGCCACAGCAACCCCACCAAAAGCAGACCAGCACCTTCACAGCCCAACACCCTCGCGTCCCTCTCCCAGGGCTGGGTCTCACCTGTGAGCAGCCTCCTCGATGCTCTCACCCGGCTGCACCTTTCCCCCGAAACCGTTCCAGAGCCCGGCTCCAAACCCGCGTTTCTTCATGCCCAGGAGGATGCGAGATGGTTGCACCACCAGGACGAGGGTGAAGAGGTTGGGCGTACACATGGCTCCTGTGCGAAGCAGGGTCTGCTGAGGAGAGTGCTCCCAGAATGGGCCCCCCTCAGAGGAGAGGCCAGGACTCGATGCCCAGACCCTGCAGGAAGCCCCTCACCACCCAGTTCCCCTTCCCAACCCCCTGGgccccccgcgctgccccgaACACCCGCTCTCTAGCACTCCCCATCAACCTTTGGTCCCTTGCCCTCCCATCGCCCCCCCAAAATCTTTCACTTCCCCAAgcaccccctccccaagcctTCCACTTCCCCAAAACCTCGCCCCCAcacctctccctccccaaactCCTTGTTCCCACATCTCGTCCTCCCCAACCCCTTTGTCCCCACACCTCTCCGTCCCCACCCCCTCAGCGCCAGGTCCCTGCCCTCCGCGCAGCCCTGCCCCAAACCCCCGgcttccccccccaaccccagcacCCAGGTCCCCTCCCGGACCTCTCCGGACGGCTCCCGACGGCGATGTCCCGACTGCCAGAGGCTCGGCTCCGCTCTTCCCGCGCCGCTGAGGCTCCAGCACCGCCCTCGGCGCCGCCCCGGAGCGGGCAGGGCCGAGGCCCGGGGGCCGCCATGTCGCGGCGAGGGGCCCGGCGCGGGGCGGCTGAGGGGAGCGCGGCGCCgagggggggcccgggggcggTGTGGGTGAGGTGAGGCGGAGGGTCCGGCCCCGGTTTGGGGGTGCCGACCCTCCTCCGCCCCGGGAGGTGCAGGGTTTGACCCGGCGCCTTGAATTTTCGTCAGGGGTTTTGGGCTCGTCGTCGCTGGCAATGCAGGAGGGGAGGTTGTGAAGGTGAAACGTGCCCTGGGCCGGCCGGCGTCCAGCCGCGTGTGCGGGATGAGTGCGGGCGTTGCGAGGTGAAGTGCTGAGATCCGGCTTAGCTGAGCTCcgctctctggggacagcgacggGGCCCGAGGGAACGgcgtggagctgggacaggggagggtcgggctgggtgtgagggaaaggttctgcacccagaggtggtcgggcactgggacaggctccccgggGACAGAGACACCgcaccgagctgctggagttcaaggagcGTTTGgtcagtgctctcagacacatggccTGATTTTTGCATGGTGCTTGGGGGTGGACTCGATGATCCCTTCACAGCTCCCCTTCACCTTAAAATGGTGGGTCCTTGGCTTTAAAAGCCTGTCACGGAAAGGGGAAGGAGCCCTTAGATGCTCAGGCACCCCTGATTCCTCTGACATGTCCCTCAGGGCTCATGGGGTGTGTGAGTTGGTTGGTGAGGATGTACCCCGGCTCCCACAAAGGCCCCTGCTTGCATGGAGGTTGCCGACCCCATGGGACAGCCGATGAACTTGTTCACAGCATCGCATGTCCACAGGTCTTGGACACAAATGCCTGAGCAGAACTGAAGCGCTCCTTAGGGATGGGatcccctttttcctctttgttcaGAGAGAACCAGTGAGGTCTTGATCCAAACTGTGGCTCTTCTCATTGCAATTGGACCAGGTAACTGAAGATGCCAAGAATCTCCGAAATGTTGAAGCTTTTAGTGAGCTTGGTGATGAATAGGAGGAACTGTAGTCAATATAAGAACTAATGAGTATGTGTTTCAGAAGTCTCTAGTAACTACGCACTAATTGATTGTCACCTTTCTTTTTTGGCAGCTGTCGGTGTTTGGCGAGCCTTCCTCTGCAGTGCAGATGTCTGCACACCACAGTGGGGTTCctaaagaagaaaactgcaacAGAGAACTGGTGGCTGGAGCGGCATTTGAAGGATCCCTTTGTCAAAGCAACGAAACAGCAGAATTACCGTTGCCGGAGTGCCTTCAAGTTACTGGAGATCGATGACAAGTTCCGTATTCTCCGACCAGGACTCTTTGTTCTAGACTGTGGGGCAGCACCAGGTGCTTGGAGTCAGGTTGCTGTAGAGAGGGTCAACGCCTTAGGTACTGGTAGGTGCATGTTTTTGGCAGTCAAGTTGGGGTTATACTCGTCTTGGAGTGTGTGCGGAAACTCAACTGCAAGGTGGTGGAGTGGGCAAACACCAGAGTCGCGGATAGAAGTGTGAAGGTGTGTGCCTATGTCATGGTAAAGAACAGTAAATCTTCGTGTGGTCTGCAGAAATCATATTTGTGAAGTAAGAATTTACCATGAGGTGCTACTATAGATGTAACTAAGTCTTCTCATTAACTGTGTTGGGGAGAAGAGCCCTCATCCAGTTCTGAAATTCTCGTGGCTTCTGGCAGGTAATGtggcttttctgaatttttattttccttcttgaaaaATGGTAGCAACATAAGGTTTGCATGTTTTAAGCCATAAATAAGGCAAAGTATTATCATCTGTAGTATTGTCCAGGATTTAGACTGacatctttggaaaaaaatagtcagAAAAGAACAATAAAGTATCCCTTGCTTATCCAGAATAACTCGGGTTTAAAGTTATAAATGGATTAGCTGATAGCAGACCATTCATCACGATGCATGCAGCCAGCTGGTTGTGGAAGGACAGGAAGACCATTCATGGCAGGAATTAAGTTTTTGTTTATCAAATATCGTGGAGCTCATGTAtctgaaagctgttttcaaCCATTTTAATAAGGATTTAGCGTGTCATTCGTTCTTGTCATCTAGATCCTGCTGCCCCCACTGGCTTCGTCCTTGGAGTTGACCTTGTGCGGATTTCCCCGCTGGAAGGAGCTGTCTTCCTGCCAGAGGCTGACATTACAGACCCAAGCACGCTCAGGGCAATCCAGAGCCTGCTTCCTGCGGGGAAGGTGGACGTTATCTTGAGCGACATGGCACCTAATGCAACAGGCATTAAAGACCTGGACCATCAGAAGTTGATCAGTTTATGTTTAGGCCTTGTCAATCTGgcacaaagtattttaaagcctAAAGGAACGGTGCTGTGTAAGTTTTGGGATGGACACGAGTCCCGTGTTCTTCAAAACAGGCTGAAGGAGCAGTTCCAGGAGGTGAGAACTTTAAAGCCTCAGGCCAGCCGGAAGGACTCTTCTGAATCTTACTTCTTGGCAAGACTGTACAAAGGGAAATGAAAGCTGAGAAATGCAGATTATCAAACAGGTGATCAGACACTGATTGGAAATCTGAATTTGGCATggtgttgaaagaaaaatcctagCATTAAGACCCCCAGCTTGAGCTGTTGCATTGTTGAGAACAACCTGGGAAAATCTGCCACAATCCTCATGAAGTACATCATGCTTTtcaaatagagaaagaaaaccagggAGGTGCCCCACTGAACTTATCCTCTAATTACACATGCAGAGACGTCCGATCTTGCTTCTCACCTGCAGAGAAAAGGGTTGGCAACGGAGAGGAACAATCTGAAAGGCAACCTCTGGGGCTGGAacaatggaaatgaaaataaaacactgattATACGAGTTCTTGATGTGTGCTTGAAAATCATTGCATTACTAATGCTGTCGTATTGGAGACTAACCATAAAGGTGGTTGTCAGGAGGAGAGGGAATGGCAAGGGGGGGGTTGAGtcaatttatttcctcttcataTTTCTTAAAAGCTGATGCAATTTATTAGCACATGCAGTAATAGGCAGCATTCTCGTGCATGTCAGACTGCGTCGTCACGTACGATCCGTAATGCAGACATTCCCAGCGTGTGGCTCTGGACTACTCAGCCGGGTAGCTTTGCTGCATTTGCTGAAGACACGGGTTATATTTAGAAATTGCTACTTCATTGCGCTCGTAAATCCAGTAAATGACAGCAGGGCAGGGTCATCAAAACCGAGGAGATAATTTCCACCTATGTTTTCAGTAGTGTTTTATAGCTGACCAACGATGTTTATTAGGTAAAGCGACAAGATTTTCTCGAATCCCAGACAGGCAGAATTATTGATAGGGTTGTGCTTGAATCGCTCAATTCTGTTTGCAAACATAAACTTAGCCATTGTCTACCCGGCAGTGacaactttttaattaaatagtgCTTTTATCCGCTGGCCACGACGTGGGTTATGAGGGGATGGTAGCACTGTCTGGTTTTATGCTTCCAGATCTTTCTCTTTATAAACAGACCGGTTTGAACGGCTTACAGTTACGTTAACAATGTTAATAGGTACTAACAAGTAACGTTAATCAAACGTTAACTACCCCAAAACCTTCCGTTCTGTCTCCGTACCGGGCCAGACGCGTGAAAGCGTTGGCCAGGCAGacccagcagggcagctgggtGCCGCTTTGCGTGCCTggggaggaaataaaaaccGTAGGGGTGTGCGGCTGGGGAAAGCTCCTGGAAATCCGCGTTCAGGGCGTCCTTTTCGGCCGCCGCGGCCGGCCTTACGGTAGcgcccggggagcggggcggcgctGCGCGCCTCGTCCCGTCAGTACGGCGGCGCGGGCCGCTGGCGTCGCGAGAGCTGGCGGCGAGTTCCCGCGAGATcgcggcggcggggcgaggaGGGAGATCCAAGCGGGGCAGGCGGCGGTGAgtgggggggtgcggggggccgCGCGTTCGGCCGCTCTCGGCCGGGTTCGGCGGCGCTCGGGGCCCCCCCGTCACGGCGCTgtgggggcgggggagggggcggcgtGGCGGGGCCCCGCTGCCCCTCGGCCGCCTCAGGGCTCCGTGAGGGGCAGCACCCGAGCTGCCCGCCTGCCCGCGGGCGCCCTGCTGCGGGGCGCTGGGCTGTGcatatgaaatgaaatgaaaatgaaatgaaattgagTGAAATAAAAGAGGTGTTGCGCAGCAAGGGGATGAGAGTTCTGgttttattgctgcttttcttgttttttttttttcctgagtgttttcagagcagctctgctggaagcCGGTCACCTGTTGGCAGTGGCCTcgtgtttctgtgctgtgcccGCTTCAAACAAACGTTTTCATTGGGGTTTAGGTTGATCTGTGCCTGGTGTGCTCCTGTTGCACCACATCCCGGTGCTGATACGAACCCAACAAGTAACCGCTGTGTTACTCCCAGGAGCACCTGAGCCTGAAAATCAGCCTTGAGCCTGTCCCTGGGCACAGCTTCCCGGGCCCTGAACCTTCTTCTGGGCTGTGTGGGGCTTGTGGTGGCTGCAGGGGTTCGCTTAAAGCCTCCCGAGGATACCTCCCCAGCATCTTTGGCCTCCGTGCTCGATTTATCCTTGGTCTTTCAGTATTACTCCGAATCTGAAGGAGGAATTGCAAATAGTTGTACGAGAACAAGGAGACACGGTTTTGCGGATGGAAGTGATGTGTGAAATGGGGAAGACTTGCTGCCAGTCAGGTACCAAAGTGCTTTTTAGAAACCAGAATCAGGTTACGCACACGGTGGAGCTTGCCGCTGCTGTGGAATTAGTTCTCTTCCTGCCCTTAAGATGTCTGGAAGAAGGGTAACAAGTCCTGTTTGTGTTCTGTGCTGCAGACCTTGTCCTGCAATGGTAACTCGTATCACCGAATCTATCTTCACTATAAAAGGAGAATTAAATTCTGCGTAACTTAAGACAGCTTTTATGCCGTTGTTAACGGGCAGAGATTCAGGAGGAAGCTTATTTAAACGAAAGTAAGCCCTTTTGTGTATACCGCTAAGGGCAGAACAGACTGTCTTGCATCGGTTTCTCATCTTGGAGGTCTACAACTCCAGCCTTGGTTGGATAGCGTTTTCTGGTTCGAGTTGCTCCCAGCAGTGACTAGCAGATTGGGTTCTGTATCCAGTAAATTAGAATATCTTGCATTTAGTGTTACTTCAGGGCagcaatgcattttattttatttttgctgacaactttctttgtgtttccagAGCCATGGAGAACTTGGACGATAACACCACTGTCATCTCCACCCTGAGATCCTTCAACAACTTCATTTCACAGCGTATAGAGGGGATGTCTGGGCAGGCTTCACCAGGATCGTCTCAAAACTCCTTGCAGATCCAGTACCAGCAGAGGGTGCAGGTGAGGTGTCCTTAGTCTGCTGGTGCCTGCAGTATTGCTTCAGTACCGTCGTAGACTCCTTCAGGTTTTAAGCATCAGAGTTGATTTCATTGAGATCAgaccattctttctaaaattgTTGCTCGTGCATGCTCAGGAACGGAAGTTTGTTTTTGTGAACATCCTAGaatctttaatttctctttgaaatgtcAGACTTGTACATATTTTTgccctgtaaaaaaaaaaaagtcctttcatttttttccctggcaATTATATCTGCATACCAGTTTGGAAAATTAAATTGTAGCTTGTTTTCTTATCGCAACTTAAAATTTGTGTGAAAAGACAAGGACCACAAATGTGGTGATAGTTTCCTTGTAATTTGTAAAACGGAATGCAATTATCAGCTGAATAGTATAGGGTAGGAGATAACAACGTTATTGCAGTGCTGTTAATGATGCGTACTATCCCTCTTCACATACGCACTGCACAGTTGGAAGAACAAGCTGGGCGGATCCACTCCAAATCCCAACTCCTGCAGGTGGAACGAGAGAAGATGCAGATGGAGCTTAGCCACAAACGAGCTCGCATTGAGCTGGAGAAAGCAGCTAATACCAATGCCAGAAACTATGAGGTAAGTACGGCAGATGACACAGGCCTGAGTCAGAGCATACGTAGTGCATCTGTGTTGGTGTTTCAGTTCAGATCAGGGACATGCTTCTCTTCTCACATGCTGTGCTTTGGTTTGCAGTGCTGTGTCTCACAGTATGCATACTAGACTATTTTTGGAGGAAACTAAAGTGAAAGATGCAGTCCAGGAGCAAGCACAGTGCACCCCAGCTGCTAATGTACACTCAGTCTTCAGAGCAAGAGTTGAGCTAATCTGTGGTAAACGCTCCTGCAAAGAATATGGTGTTGGTATCAAGTTCCTAGCACCAACTGCTTTCTTTGCTCTACAGACCTCTTTGCAGCGCATTGCACTACTTGCTAAAGTAATCAAGGCCAGCGTGAACGTCAGACCTTGTTTGATCCTTGAGCTGTCTGATGATCTCATCGCTAGGTTCTGTTAACTTAGCATTGAAGTTGTCGTGGGTAGCAGTAACAAACGGGATTTGTTACTTGTTTCTCCCAGAAGTATTTAAGCATTTTTCTCCCAGATGAATTTAAACCTCTGCTGGCACAATTGCAAGCATTTAGATTCTGTGGCTGTAATTAACTGGAATGACAGCAATGCCAACCATGCACTGTCACACAAGAGAGCTTGCATTGATCTGTGAGCCTCGCTCAGGGACTAAAAGCTCTCCTTGGTTTCTGGTTTTATATTTGCTCAACTCTGTCACTGAAATAAGCAGTAGAGTGGTGGGTTCTGTAGGATTGTAAAGGCCTTATATGCAGctgattaaataaaaagaaaaaaaaaacacaactttttttaataatttaaaagggTGTTGGGTGACAGGTTTAGTGTGTAACTGTGAAATAGCAGGTCAGTGACTAAAGTTCTCATTCTTGTCTGAAGTCGGGTGATTTAGGATTAAGCCATGAAGAGTTCAAACTGGAATCTAGCTGAGTCAGTCACTGAAACCCTTGCAATACTTGTACAAAAAAAGGAGCAGCACTAATCCACCACTGTGGTAATTACCCTGCTcagattctgtgtttttttgagTCATGTGGATAAAGGTTTTAGGAACCTCACGTTGCTTTGCATAATCCTTGCTTACTACGTAAATATGTGTCTTGATTTGCTTTGATTAGCAAAGCAATTTACTACACATTTTTCAATAAGTGGTAATCCATTTGTGGTAGGACTAAACTGAAAAGCTATATGAAAGGTTGTCAGTGCAAAAATATTGGTTGTATTCATTGGTAATACTGTGCATTGAAACCTGTTTTCTGTTAAATAGCCTCATACAGTTTCCAGAAGTTGCGGAGGGAAGTTTGTCCTATTAACCCAACTATTGAGTTCTGAGATTCTTCACATAAACTTGCTCTGTGTGGGTCAGTTTTAAATTGGGCTAccaaatgttttcatctttcatcTGCTTTAGAGTGTGCAGTGGAGTCTGTGAGGCCCTGTCTGTGTTCCAATATTCACGCCTCTAAAAGGCTGCAGAACACTTTCTATTTTCGAGCTCTGTTGCCCTGGGTAATTCCTTGACATGGAGTTGCTGGTGGTAAGATTTTGACCTTGCTAGTGGAAGTGTTAAAAGCTGTGGTCTGAGTAACGTTGCTTCATGGTGGTGACCACAGTAATGAGGAATGGAGACAAGGGAAGCAGAAAGGGCCTCACCTTTGTGCTACTTTCTTCTTATgtctctttttatgtttttttctttgcaagcgAGAGGCTGACCGTAACCAGGAGCTGCTCACACGCATAAAGCAGTATCAGGAAAGGgaaacagaagctgaaaataaactgaaagagCAAATGGAGATGAACAAATCCTATAAGAAGAGCATGGAGACAATGAGTAAGAAGTTGCAAGAGAAGGAGAGCAAATTAGCTGAAGCTAATGAAGTAAGAACAGAGTCGTTTTCTAATCTGTTCATAGCTTCAGGTGACTTTGCAGTTCTTGTGAACTGAAAATGGCctttttgatttgaaaaaaaaaagtgtagggCAAGATGCTGCATCTGGGTTTAGAAGCCAGGTTACAGGACGTTGAACAACGAACGCAGGAAACGATGGAGGAGATGGTAAGATGGGAGGTGTTCAGGGAGGTAGGAGGAACTGCAGGGTGGATGAGACCAAAGTTATGCACAGAGTGTTTCCAAACACATACCCACGTGTTTCATTGTAAAATGAATGCTTGGATAATAATTTCAGTTCTCTTGGATTTTTGGATTTTGGATCAACAGACCATCTTTTCAAGCCTCAGCCTTTTCAGATGTCATTATAGTTAAGTTCAGCTGGTTTGTTAGTaactttctgttttgatttttctataCCAGCTGTGGATCAATAACCACTAAGTCCTTAAGCCTTCCTCTTGCTTAGGTGTCACAGGAAATATGTTTAGGTGCTTTATCACATCGATAATGTTTACCATAGCAGTTATCAGTGATAAAAACAGAGAGACAATGACAGCATGTGAGAGAAACTAAATGCATGTAAGAAATATGTGAAGcggttctatttttttttatttccatactTATCAGTATCAAGATAAATCCTGCATGTCTCTCTGTCTAGAAAGCACCTTACATTTGTCaggttttgagattttttttcgtgtttttctctgttaaagGGAGCTAAGTAATGACTATTAGAAACAAATGTCTGCCTGACTTTTTCTTTGGAgtttagaattaaattttaaaggGCATCGGCTTCAGATTTCTAAGGAAAACATAATATTCTGTTATTTTGCTGAGGCAAACCCagacattttccattttgaaacccagaaaaaatgtctttggaaTGTTTGTGGGATAATTTTTTGATTTTAATATGTATTGTTGTGTATTAACATCTTTTAGCTTTAAAGCTTGGTATTTCTCATGCCAGTTTGAGGTCACCTGCTTAATAGGCAATGGGAATAACGATTTGGGTACAGATGAAAgcaactaaattattttttttcttgcctttgtttTGAGGTGAACTTGGAGATATGAATGTTTTGCAAGAATCTGGGATTGTGTCTAAAACCCGTTTGTGCTCTTTAGTTGGATTAGTGGCTTCTGTGTATTACCATTCATAATGTCCAGCTTGGAGACTCATAgactttctgtttattttctttccgCTAATGCAGACAATCACTAtattgaaagggaaaatatctGAGCTGCAAAGGAATATAATGAATCAAGAGATGCAGATGACAAGCCAAGACTCTCAGAAGCAAGAGCTGATGGAACAGCTGGATGTTCAACATAAGTAAGCAGGGGCTGAATAACTGTAGggagaaaaaggcaaacagaacTTCAGTCTTGTGCAGATGTTGTCACTCAGAAAACTTTCAACAGTGTTTGATTTCCACTCTTCAAAGGGGTTCTTTGATCTGGATGTGCAGGTTATAACCGCTGCTTGAAACTAGCTCTGAGGAGCAATTTATTTGTACCTTGAGGAGGAAAATACTCAAGCTTAAAATCTCTCAGTTATGTCTCATGTTCATACTGGAGAGTTAACAGAAGGCAGGTGGGTGGGAAAGGCTAATCTGAGTTTTATAGactgaacagaacaaaaatgtcaAGCCATAAATCTCAGTTGAGGGGTACTTGAAAGGTATGagttttttccttgctttccttgtttttccttcttatttacTGTGAGTGTGTATTTGTTGGTTTCAGGATGAAGGTGGCTtggttattattttaaaaatatttttcaagatgcatcttttcagtaaaaatgtgtctttttgtCTCTGGATGAGAGTAAGGTAGTGTGAGTATGAAACAGTGTGAGACAATATTATATAATAGTACCGTATACTTTGTTAGTGGTGGTTGGAAATGTTTGTGCGACTGATACTTCTGCATGTGGCTTATTTCTGGGTGCTGAATGCCTCTTGTGTCTACATCTCATAGAAAATGGCAAGAAGCTAATCAACAAATCCAGACGTTGCAAGCAAGCCAGTCCCTACTGTCAGAATATGAACAGAAAATTAAGGTAAGGAAATTGTGGCCTATATAAACctttagtttttaatttcttcaatgTAAGAACAAACCAATGTCTAAAAAAAAGcctgctgcagaaataaaagcttagTTTGTCATGTAAGATTCTGATCTGGTGGCCTGCAAGAGCTGAAATCGGCTAAATCCAATTGGTTGGACCAGGCTATCTCTACAATTAGCCCTAATATGACACTTTTCACCTTTGTCGTAtcatttttttggggaaaaagcaCACCTATGCTTTCTCTAAAGAGAGCGTATCCTTATGCAGTACTCTGGATGAAtggtttgtttgattttgaGCCCAGGGCATTAGTAttctaaaccattttttttttttttagtggtggGGGATGAACCTAGCAGCTATGGTTAGCTTCTGCTTCCAGAAAATCCTTCCTCTGGAGCTGGGCTTAGCTCTCTTATAAACTGCAATTGCttgcaaagcttttaaaaatgcagtgacTTATATGTAAGTGCAGAGATGTTTTATGTCCTTTCAAATTAGCATGTAGGTTGGTGGGAGTGTCTTTTCcacttgctttctctcttcctggGAGAGGCAGATGTAGAGAGTTACTTTGCTTTGAACAGATGCTGATTATGGCATTGCCTGTGGTTGCTGTAAAGCAAAGCTATACTGAAAGACAAtctcatttctgatttttgcGATTGCAAGAGGAGACTTCCTGCTGTAGGCAGAACCATGGGAAGGAAAGGTGGTGAAACAAGGTGTCAGAC
This is a stretch of genomic DNA from Anser cygnoides isolate HZ-2024a breed goose chromosome 15, Taihu_goose_T2T_genome, whole genome shotgun sequence. It encodes these proteins:
- the NUDT1 gene encoding oxidized purine nucleoside triphosphate hydrolase isoform X1, producing MCLRALTKRSLNSSSSVRCLCPRGACPSARPPLGAEPFPHTQPDPPLSQLHAVPSGPVAVPRERSSAKPDLSTSPRNARTHPAHAAGRRPAQGTFHLHNLPSCIASDDEPKTPDENSRRRVKPCTSRGGGGSAPPNRGRTLRLTSPTPPPGPPSAPRSPQPPRAGPLAATWRPPGLGPARSGAAPRAVLEPQRRGKSGAEPLAVGTSPSGAVRRGAMCTPNLFTLVLVVQPSRILLGMKKRGFGAGLWNGFGGKVQPGESIEEAAHRELQEESGLTVDTLQKMGQITFEFVGNPDLMEVHIFRADHFNGEPKESDEMRPQWFQLDEVPFSQMWPDDSYWFPLLLQKKKFHGYFKFQGQDTILEHTLKEVEEI
- the MRM2 gene encoding rRNA methyltransferase 2, mitochondrial, producing the protein MSAGVASCRCLASLPLQCRCLHTTVGFLKKKTATENWWLERHLKDPFVKATKQQNYRCRSAFKLLEIDDKFRILRPGLFVLDCGAAPGAWSQVAVERVNALGTDPAAPTGFVLGVDLVRISPLEGAVFLPEADITDPSTLRAIQSLLPAGKVDVILSDMAPNATGIKDLDHQKLISLCLGLVNLAQSILKPKGTVLCKFWDGHESRVLQNRLKEQFQEVRTLKPQASRKDSSESYFLARLYKGK